TGCGGTCTTTGGTCGCCACGGCCTCGTGATACTGGTCGCGGAACACGTTTTGACAATCTCGCTGGTGTCGCGCTCGCCCCATAGCGGGGCCTTGCCGAAGGCGATGGCCTGCTCGGTGGTGGACGTGGGGCGGCATGGGCGGCTCGTTGGGGCCCACGTGGCAGTCCACCACCACGGGGCCGTCGTGGGCCAACGCGGCGCGGATGACGCGGTCGGCGTCCTTGGTTTCGGTAAGCGTGAAGCCGGTGGCCCCGCAGGCCTGCGCGTACTGGGCAAAATCAATCGACTGCAAATCCACCCCAAACTCGGGCGTGCCGTCCATCGCAATCTGCTCCCACTTGATTTGCCCGAGGGCATTGTTGTGGAAGATGAACACCTTGATGGACAGTCGGTACTTGACGGCCGTGGCGAGCTCGCCCATCAGCATCGTGAAGCCGCCGTCGCCCGCCAGGGCCTCCACCTGCCGGCCAGGATAGGCCAGCGCGGCGGCCACGGCGTAGGGCAGGCCCGCGCCCATCGTGGCCCGCAGGCCCGAGGTCGAGAACAACATGTGCTCCTGCATCTGGATGTGGCGAGCGGCCCCGGTCGTGTTGTTGCCGCAGTCGCAGGTCACGCTGGCATCGGCGGCCAGCAGCGGGCTGAGCGTATGGGGCACCACCTGCGGCTTCGTGGGGATGGTGTCCTGGGTGCCGCGCTCGGCCAGCAGTGCCTTGACGACGGGCCCGCCCACCAGCTCGGCCAGCTGGAGCACTTCGGCGCGGGCCCCCAGGGCCCCGCGCCCGGCCAGAATCGCCACCCGCTGGCCCGCGTTAATCAGGTCGGCTGCCGCTTGCAGGGGCCCCGCCGGGGCGCTGCCGGCCGGGCTCATCGGCGTGGGGGCGCTGTAGCCGGCCATGTTGGACGGGTCGCGCGCCTTGTCGTCCAGCGTCCAGTCCTGGTAGCCTTTGGGAAAGGAAAGGTGCGCGACCGTTCGCTGGCCCAGCGCCGTGCGAATGGCCTCGTCGAGCACGTTTTCCACGTGGCTGGGGCCCATCACCCGCTCGTTGTAGGCAGCCACGTCGGTGAAGACGCGCACCAGGTCCACGTCCTGCTGGTAAAACGTGCCGCTCAAATCGTGGTAGGTGTGGCCCGTAATGGCCAGCACCGGCTGCCCGTCGTACTTGGCGTCGTAGAGCCCGTTGAGCAGGTGGGTGCCGCCGCAGCCCGAAGTGGCCAGGCACACGCCTAGCCTGCCGGTGAACTTGGCGTAGCCGCCGGCCATGAACGCGGTGGCTTCTTCGTGGCGCACCTGCACCAGTCGGATGTTGTCCTGCCGCGTGCGCAGGGCTTCGTACAGCCCATTGATGCCGTCGCCGGGCAGGCTGAAAACGGTGCCCACGCCCCAGGCCAGCAGGCGTTCAATCAGGAGGTCAACGCCGTTGTTTGCCATAGCTGATTTGGGGTTGGAGGTGGTAAACCGCTCGCGGCTAAGCGTAAGAAGGACCGACGGCGGCTAAGAATCCTGTTATACGCATCACGAAGTAAGTTGAGCGTCGAGAATATGAAATTTACGGGTCAGTAAGGACGCGAGGTCTGGTTCAAACTCAGGGAGCCGGTTGAAAAAGTCTAGTACGTCCGTGCGAAACTGGCCCTTTGTGCGGTAGAAGGTGGTTGGGGCGGTCTAGTAAAAACAGACAGTACGCTAAGATAAGCTTTGGTAATAATCGAGTTCAAATTGCTGGGGCGAGCGGTAACCCAGGGCGGAGTGTCGGCGGTCGAGGTTGAAGTAGGTATCGAGGTAATAGGCTGCTTCCAATCGGGCTTCTTCAAGGGAGGCGAATGGTTCTCGGCCAGGGAGTAATTCGGTTTTGAGGGTACTCCAGCCCGCTTCGGCCTGGGCGTTGTCATAGGGATTGCCAGGCCGGCTGAAGCTGGGCAGGGCCCCGGCGGCGTTAATGCGGGCGCGACAAGCCGCTGTGGTGTACTGGCTGCCGCGGTCAGCGTGGACGATGAGTCCCGGCGCGGGCTGGCGTAATGTCAAGGCTTGCTCCAAGGCCAGCAGCACTAGTGCTTAGTCAGGGGAGTTTTTCGAACAAAAAGAGAGGCAGGTCGTTGCCGTTGAATGGGAAGACCACTCACACCATTTATCCTGTCATCGGCTGATCGCCTGACTATTGAAAGCTTAACGCGCAAAGGCCGGCACGCCGGGCGCACAGTCCAACGCGGGCGGATGCTGTTGCGGCTGGCTGATGGGGTGAGCGGCTACCCTGTCGGGGCTGAGTTGGGTTGCTGCGTGCAGACGGTATATCAGGTGCGCCGCCGCTACGTCGAGCAGGGGCTGGCCACGGCGCTCGGCGAGGCCCCGCGCAGCGGCGGTCCGCGGCGCTTTGACGGGGCGGCCCGCGCCGCGCTCACGGCCCTGGCCTGCACCCCGGCTCCGATAGGGCACAGTCGCTGGACCCTGCGCCTGCTGGCCGACAAAGCCGTAGAATCGTGCCTGGTGGACACCATTTCGCACGAAACCGTGAGCCAGGTGCTCAAAAAAACGAGCTACAGCCCCACCGCCAGCAACACTGGTGCCTGGGCGAAATGAACGCCGCCTTCCTGGCCCGTATGGAAGACGTACTGGCCGTCTATGAGCGGGTCCACGACCCGCAGTTTCCGGTGGTCTGTTTCGATGAACGCCCTTGCGTGCTGCACGGCCAGCCCGTCGAACCGCTGCCGCCTGTGCCGGCCCAGCCCGCAGTGGGCGAGCGACCCGCCAAAGTCGGCCGTCCCCGGCGCGAAAGCAGCACGTATGTGCGTCAGGGTACGGCCTGCCTACTGGCGGCCTTCGAGCCGGGCACGGGGCAGCGCCTGGTCGAGGTGTCGGCCCGCCGCACCGGGGCCGACTATTGCCGCTTTATGCAAGCGCTGGACGCTGCTTACCCCCAGGCCCAGAAAATCGTGCTAGTCCAGGACAACCTCAACACCCACACCGATGCCGTCTTCTACCAGCATCTGCCCGCCGCCCAGGCCCGCGCCCTAGCCGCCCGCTTCGAGGTCCACTACACACCCAAAAATGCCTCCTGGCTTAACATGGTCGAACTCGAACTATCGGCCATTGCCCGCCAGTGCCTGCACCAGCGCATTCCCACCCAAGACGAACTGCGCGCGCACGTCGACGCCTGCGTGGCGGAGCGCAATGCCCGGCGAGCAACCGTCAACTGGCAATTTTCGCTTGACAAGGCCCGACAGAAACTCTCCCGCCATTATCAAAAGGTTTGTGCAAATAATTCCCCTGACTAGGCACTAGTTCGGTGCAGCCAGGTGCGCAGGGCGTAACGCCCCACCGCGTAGCCTTCGGCGCGTAATTCGGCCCGTAATCGGCGGGTGCCATACCGGCGGGCATGGCGCGTAAAGGCCGCCTGCGCCGCCGGCTGCCACGCCGCAACCGGGGGGACCGGGCGCTGACGCCACCGATTATAACCGGCGGAACTGACGGCCAACAGGCCGCAAACCACCCGCACGGGCCACGGTTCAACGCAGGTGTGGATAAACGCGTAGCGGCTCATGACCGAGGCGGTTGGGAGAGCCTGCGCTCATAGCAGGCAACTGGCCACGACTTTTTTCAAAATACCGCGCTCCGTTTCCACGCGCTTAAGTTTGGCGCGTAGCCGTTTGATTTCCTCCCGCTCGGCGCTGCTGGGCACGGCCTGTTCCAGCGCCTGGCGCTGCCACCGGCCCAGCAAGGCCGGCGAAATGCCATGGGCGCGGGCTACGTCCGTTTGCCGGGCACCGGCGGCCACTTGGCGCACACACTCGGCCTTAAAGGCAGGCGTGTATTTCTTGCGGGTGGTGGGCAACCCACCAGGATTCAGTTTTTCGTTCATGGGCAGCGAAAGTTAAGACTTCGCGCTGTCCGTTTCAGCTAGAACATCCCAATTCAAGCACTTGCTTAGTAAAGTGCGTAAGTCCTATTTATAATGCACTTTTTCTTTTGACTATCTACAGCCTTGACACGAGACCAAATTTAGCAGAGCCTATCTCCCAAAATTCGCAAATTACGCGTTTGATGCAAGGACCCTAGCCTCAAAAAGTAAGGCTTGCGCGGCTACCAGCGCACGGTCATGGGGGCCTTCGTTAAAAGGATGGGCGAACATATGCAATTAAGGCCGAAACTGTAAGGCAATACGTCTTAGCTGGATTCAGGGCACCAGCCGCAATCCCATTCGCCAATGGCTGGTTTCGCCTGGGACGAGGGTAATGAGGCCAACGCCGCTGTTAAAAGCGTCGGAAGGACAAGTATAGGGTTCCACGGCCACTGAGTGCTGGTCGGGGGGGACGTAAAGCTGCAGGTAGTTGTATTTGCCGGGCCCGGTTTCTTGCCAGACTTCTACGGTGAGTTGCCGGGCCGGGTCGTGTACCCAGGTGCGGTGAATACCTGCCTGTAAGGCTAGGGCGTGGCATTCGTGCAAATCCCCAGGGGGACCAATGGCCGTGAGAGCGGCGAAGCGGTTATGGGCGCGCTGCTGGCCGGTAGGCAAGTAATCTGCGCTCAATAATAGCTCCCCCTGACTTTCGAACTGGAGTTGCGTGTCGGTGGCGCCGGATTCGGTCAGGATGTAGGGGTGCCAGCCATCGCCCACCGGCATGGGCGTGGCACCAGTGTTCGTGGCGCGGGTAGTACAGCTCAACCCATCCGAATCCAACCGGTACGTAATGGCCAGCTCGAAAGGGAACGGATAACCGGGGGCCGAGCCGTCCGCATGGTGCGTTAAGGTGAGCAGGCCGTGCGAGGCGCTCGCCTGGCGGTCCGACACGGCGAACGGTTGGCCGTACACCAGGCCGTGCAGCGCGTGCGGCCGCGGCGTATCGTTGGCCACCAACTGTTGCCCCTGGCCGGGACCCCAGTCATACTGCGCGTTTCGGATGCGGCCGGGAAATGGAAAAAGCTTGGCCCCGTAGTACCCTTGCCGGCCCCAAGCTTCATACTCCTCATGGGTTGCCGGCGTTCGAAGCACGGCCTGGACCTGGCCTTCGTGGTGGAGCAGGAGCTCGTGCAGCGCGCCTCCTTGCGCGTGAATGCTCACCTGCTCACCCGTGGCCGGGTTGCGAATCTGGTGGAGGAGCAACGGCCCTAAAGCAGCTTGGGAGTGCGTGTACATGAAGTGGAAAAAGATAGCTGAAACGTTCCGTCCGCCCCGTTGCGCTTTGTCGGCATATAGTGGACTTGTTCCTGAGTTTCATACTCATTCACCTAGTGTTGACCAGAGAAAATGGTACTGGGCTCCAAACCCGAATCGATGGGAAATTTTTTCGATGCGTCGGTTGGTGTTAGCGAACAGTTGGCGGGCTTGCCGCATTTTCAACAAATGCTCGATGTAGCTTGCTTTCGTTCGTATAGCAGGTTGCCTTTTTAAGGCAGCACCGAGTGCGCAAGTCCTGATTCAGGTATTCAGCGGCCAAAGTCGTCTTGGATGCGCACAATGTCGTCCTCGTCCGAGGGGTGTTGAGGGTCGGTGTGTTGCCAGATTTCGGCCACTACGCCCCAATCATCGAGCCCTACCAGCCGGTGACGTTCTCCCTGCCGGAGCACAAGGCGCTCACCGGGCTGGTAGGTTTTCACCTCGCCCGGTTCGTCGGTGTTGCTGATGGCCACGCCCACGGGCCCCTGTACCACCTGCCAGATTTCGGCCCGGCGGTGATGGTATTGCCAGGACAGGCGCTGGTGCGGAGCTACTAGCAGGATTTTGGGGCTCAACTGGCCGGCAATGCGCAGCTTTTCAATGGCTAAGCCATCAAAGTAAGCATCGGTAAATTGCTGGGCTTGGTTTTCGGCGATAACAAAGAAGCCACCCCAGGGCCGGGTTGGGTCTTCCGTTTCAAGTACAAGCCCTTGGTGGCGAAGCTGCGCCCCGATTTGTAAGAAAAGGGCCTCCTTTTGCATGGTGGTTTTTGGCATGGCGATGTGATGGCTGCTGAACGGTGAACGGGCGGATAAATCGAAAAATGAGAGACAGGCGAAAACGACGAGAAAACAGCGGAGCCTTTCCAGGCCTACTGCACAATCGTCATAATGGAATGGGCTGCGGCGGTGGTTTTAGCAGCTTGGCCTACCAGCCAAAGCTGAAAATCCAGCGCTTTGTCGGTCTGATTCATCACCACCACCACCACCGAGCCGTCGGGGTTTCGGAAGGCTGTGGCTTGCAGCGCGTCGCGGTTGGCCGAGCTCACGATGCGCCGGGCACCGGGGCGGATGAACTTGGAAAAGTGGCCGATGTAGTAATAAGAATTGGTGTAGATGAGCTTCCCGGCTTTGGTATCGCCGATGAGGGGAGCGAAGCAGAAGTTGCCCACGTGGTTGGGACCGTCGATTTCGTCGAGAACAATTGCGGCCCAGCCTTCTTTTTCAGGACGACGAAAAACCGCCCGCCCGTTTCTTCAGCCGGGCAGCCCGCGTTACCCAAGGCCGTCGGCCAGGTGGTAATGAGTATGGGCACCGGTGTGCATGGCATCCTGGGTCAGCACGAAGCGGAAGGCCGCC
This genomic stretch from Hymenobacter sp. PAMC 26628 harbors:
- a CDS encoding aldose 1-epimerase, whose amino-acid sequence is MHELLLHHEGQVQAVLRTPATHEEYEAWGRQGYYGAKLFPFPGRIRNAQYDWGPGQGQQLVANDTPRPHALHGLVYGQPFAVSDRQASASHGLLTLTHHADGSAPGYPFPFELAITYRLDSDGLSCTTRATNTGATPMPVGDGWHPYILTESGATDTQLQFESQGELLLSADYLPTGQQRAHNRFAALTAIGPPGDLHECHALALQAGIHRTWVHDPARQLTVEVWQETGPGKYNYLQLYVPPDQHSVAVEPYTCPSDAFNSGVGLITLVPGETSHWRMGLRLVP
- a CDS encoding thiamine pyrophosphate-binding protein; the protein is MANNGVDLLIERLLAWGVGTVFSLPGDGINGLYEALRTRQDNIRLVQVRHEEATAFMAGGYAKFTGRLGVCLATSGCGGTHLLNGLYDAKYDGQPVLAITGHTYHDLSGTFYQQDVDLVRVFTDVAAYNERVMGPSHVENVLDEAIRTALGQRTVAHLSFPKGYQDWTLDDKARDPSNMAGYSAPTPMSPAGSAPAGPLQAAADLINAGQRVAILAGRGALGARAEVLQLAELVGGPVVKALLAERGTQDTIPTKPQVVPHTLSPLLAADASVTCDCGNNTTGAARHIQMQEHMLFSTSGLRATMGAGLPYAVAAALAYPGRQVEALAGDGGFTMLMGELATAVKYRLSIKVFIFHNNALGQIKWEQIAMDGTPEFGVDLQSIDFAQYAQACGATGFTLTETKDADRVIRAALAHDGPVVVDCHVGPNEPPMPPHVHHRAGHRLRQGPAMGRARHQRDCQNVFRDQYHEAVATKDRSLLSVVPGL
- a CDS encoding IS3 family transposase → MSRYAFIHTCVEPWPVRVVCGLLAVSSAGYNRWRQRPVPPVAAWQPAAQAAFTRHARRYGTRRLRAELRAEGYAVGRYALRTWLHRTSA
- a CDS encoding glycoside hydrolase family 30 beta sandwich domain-containing protein, producing the protein MGNFCFAPLIGDTKAGKLIYTNSYYYIGHFSKFIRPGARRIVSSANRDALQATAFRNPDGSVVVVVMNQTDKALDFQLWLVGQAAKTTAAAHSIMTIVQ
- a CDS encoding transposase, which translates into the protein MNEKLNPGGLPTTRKKYTPAFKAECVRQVAAGARQTDVARAHGISPALLGRWQRQALEQAVPSSAEREEIKRLRAKLKRVETERGILKKVVASCLL
- a CDS encoding phosphoheptose isomerase, with translation MPKTTMQKEALFLQIGAQLRHQGLVLETEDPTRPWGGFFVIAENQAQQFTDAYFDGLAIEKLRIAGQLSPKILLVAPHQRLSWQYHHRRAEIWQVVQGPVGVAISNTDEPGEVKTYQPGERLVLRQGERHRLVGLDDWGVVAEIWQHTDPQHPSDEDDIVRIQDDFGR
- a CDS encoding IS630 family transposase, with the translated sequence MNAAFLARMEDVLAVYERVHDPQFPVVCFDERPCVLHGQPVEPLPPVPAQPAVGERPAKVGRPRRESSTYVRQGTACLLAAFEPGTGQRLVEVSARRTGADYCRFMQALDAAYPQAQKIVLVQDNLNTHTDAVFYQHLPAAQARALAARFEVHYTPKNASWLNMVELELSAIARQCLHQRIPTQDELRAHVDACVAERNARRATVNWQFSLDKARQKLSRHYQKVCANNSPD
- a CDS encoding integrase core domain-containing protein codes for the protein MLLALEQALTLRQPAPGLIVHADRGSQYTTAACRARINAAGALPSFSRPGNPYDNAQAEAGWSTLKTELLPGREPFASLEEARLEAAYYLDTYFNLDRRHSALGYRSPQQFELDYYQSLS
- a CDS encoding helix-turn-helix domain-containing protein: MGRPLTPFILSSADRLTIESLTRKGRHAGRTVQRGRMLLRLADGVSGYPVGAELGCCVQTVYQVRRRYVEQGLATALGEAPRSGGPRRFDGAARAALTALACTPAPIGHSRWTLRLLADKAVESCLVDTISHETVSQVLKKTSYSPTASNTGAWAK